The following are encoded together in the Actinobacillus lignieresii genome:
- a CDS encoding glutathione S-transferase encodes MKLWYSTTSPFVRKVLVTLKHQQLEAKTELLKINSSFDPNSPHNQDNPLGRVPALQRNCGNWLFGSQLICEYLDQKGDQPKLFPESGKSRWAALALHNLADGILENTVPIMAERLLRPENEWWTSRQEQLMERNIRSFPQLEKAIEPFGTELNIGTITAVCLIDWLQFRAEKLGYDLAKHHPNLTAWAEQMNDKYVVLAETKPHV; translated from the coding sequence ATGAAACTCTGGTATTCCACCACTAGTCCTTTCGTGCGTAAAGTATTAGTTACGCTAAAACATCAACAATTAGAAGCTAAAACCGAATTGTTAAAAATCAACTCGTCATTTGATCCAAATTCGCCGCACAACCAAGACAATCCGCTTGGACGTGTACCGGCTTTACAGCGTAATTGCGGCAACTGGTTATTCGGCAGCCAACTGATTTGCGAATATCTCGATCAAAAAGGCGACCAACCAAAACTTTTCCCGGAAAGCGGTAAATCTCGTTGGGCTGCATTGGCTCTACACAATTTAGCGGACGGTATTTTAGAAAACACCGTACCGATTATGGCGGAACGTTTACTTCGCCCTGAAAACGAATGGTGGACAAGCCGTCAAGAACAGTTAATGGAACGTAATATCCGATCATTTCCACAGCTTGAAAAAGCGATTGAACCGTTTGGCACAGAACTAAATATCGGCACAATTACTGCAGTTTGCTTAATTGATTGGTTGCAATTCCGTGCCGAAAAACTTGGCTACGATCTTGCAAAACATCACCCGAATTTGACCGCTTGGGCGGAACAAATGAATGACAAATATGTAGTGTTGGCAGAAACGAAACCACACGTGTAA
- the ureC gene encoding urease subunit alpha: MALTIPRSQYVATYGPTVGDKVRLGDTDLWATIEQDFLTKGDECKFGGGKSVRDGMAQSSTATRDNPNVLDFALTNVMIIDAKLGIIKADIGIRDGRIVGIGQAGNPDTMDNVTPNMIIGASTEVHNGAHLIATAGGIDTHIHWICPQQAQHAIENGITTMIGGGSGPADGTHATTCTPGKFNIERMFQACEALPVNIGFFGKGNCSTLEPLKEQVVAGALGLKIHEDWGATPAVIDAALKVADEMDVQVAIHTDTLNESGFLEDTMKAINGRVIHTFHTEGAGGGHAPDIIKAAMYPNVLPASTNPTRPFTVNTIDEHLDMLMVCHHLDKRVPEDVAFADSRIRPETIAAEDILHDMGVFSIMSSDSQAMGRVGEVVTRTWQTADKMKVQRGALAEDPNSDNFRIKRYIAKYTINPAIAHGISQHVGSLEVGKLADIVLWKPQFFGVKPEFVMKKGFISFAKMGDPNASIPTPQPVFYRPMFGANAKANTESAVYFVSQASVDANIKAQYGIQKETLAVKGCRDVGKKDLVHNNATPEITVDPERYEVRVDGEHITCEPATKVPLAQRYFLF; encoded by the coding sequence ATGGCATTAACAATCCCACGCAGTCAGTATGTAGCGACTTACGGCCCGACAGTCGGTGATAAAGTCCGTTTAGGCGATACCGATTTATGGGCGACAATTGAACAAGATTTTTTAACCAAAGGCGATGAGTGTAAATTCGGCGGCGGTAAATCGGTGCGTGACGGTATGGCACAATCCAGTACCGCTACCCGTGATAATCCGAACGTATTGGATTTTGCTCTCACTAACGTGATGATTATCGACGCAAAATTAGGCATTATCAAAGCGGATATCGGGATTCGTGACGGACGCATTGTCGGTATCGGTCAGGCGGGTAATCCGGATACGATGGATAACGTCACGCCAAATATGATTATCGGCGCAAGCACCGAAGTACATAACGGCGCACATTTAATTGCGACCGCAGGCGGTATTGATACGCATATTCACTGGATTTGTCCGCAACAAGCACAACACGCTATCGAAAATGGCATTACTACGATGATCGGCGGTGGTTCAGGCCCGGCGGACGGCACTCATGCCACCACCTGTACACCGGGTAAATTTAACATTGAAAGAATGTTCCAAGCTTGCGAAGCGTTACCGGTCAATATCGGCTTTTTCGGCAAAGGTAACTGTTCTACGCTCGAACCGCTTAAAGAACAAGTCGTTGCCGGTGCGTTAGGCTTAAAAATCCACGAAGACTGGGGCGCCACACCGGCAGTAATTGATGCGGCGTTAAAAGTGGCGGACGAAATGGATGTGCAAGTAGCAATCCACACCGACACGCTCAACGAAAGTGGTTTCTTAGAAGACACGATGAAAGCGATTAACGGACGTGTGATTCACACTTTCCACACCGAAGGTGCAGGCGGCGGTCATGCACCGGATATTATTAAAGCGGCGATGTACCCGAACGTATTACCGGCTTCAACCAACCCGACCCGTCCGTTTACCGTGAACACGATTGACGAACATTTGGATATGCTAATGGTTTGTCACCACTTAGATAAACGTGTGCCGGAAGATGTGGCATTTGCAGATAGCCGTATCCGCCCTGAAACGATTGCAGCGGAAGATATTCTGCACGATATGGGCGTGTTCTCAATTATGAGTTCAGACAGTCAAGCAATGGGACGTGTCGGCGAAGTGGTCACTCGTACGTGGCAAACGGCAGATAAAATGAAAGTACAACGTGGAGCATTAGCTGAAGATCCGAATAGCGATAACTTCCGTATTAAACGCTATATTGCGAAATATACCATCAACCCGGCAATCGCTCACGGTATCAGCCAACACGTCGGCTCGCTTGAAGTGGGTAAACTTGCGGATATCGTATTGTGGAAGCCACAATTCTTCGGTGTAAAACCGGAATTTGTGATGAAAAAAGGCTTTATCAGCTTTGCGAAAATGGGCGACCCGAACGCTTCAATCCCAACGCCACAACCGGTATTCTACCGCCCAATGTTTGGGGCGAATGCGAAAGCGAATACCGAAAGTGCGGTTTATTTCGTTTCACAAGCGAGCGTGGATGCGAACATCAAAGCCCAATACGGCATTCAGAAAGAAACCCTGGCGGTAAAAGGTTGTCGTGACGTAGGTAAAAAAGACCTTGTTCACAACAATGCAACGCCTGAAATTACCGTAGATCCGGAACGCTACGAAGTACGTGTGGACGGCGAACATATTACTTGCGAACCTGCGACCAAAGTGCCGCTTGCACAGCGTTATTTCTTGTTCTAG